The following proteins are co-located in the Noviherbaspirillum sp. UKPF54 genome:
- a CDS encoding DNA repair exonuclease, producing the protein MKFIHAADIHLDSPLTGLCAYPDAPAQMLRSATRDAFTNLINEAIELQVDFLVIAGDLYDGGWKDHNTGIYFCREMGRLKKAGIDVYVTLGNHDAESEMTRKLILPDNVHIFESRKAQTFVLDDLKVALHGRSFKDAATTENLAQTYPDPVPGMFNIGVLHTALGVQSTHANYAPCTIDELYAKGYQYWALGHVHEYQIWQGASTIVFPGNLQGRHIRETGPRGAVLVTADEGGVQKVERLLVDVLRWHSVSVDATGCGSMEDVVHAINKELGAVVDGTPSNMPSAVRITITGKTPAHGELFGMEAQLRAEVLASAAAIGSERIWIEKVKTSTTASDDTDAIRSRGDALADLQELLEEAQTDPEFLASLKDDLMALVSKAPLELQNAVPYFRDIRSGDLAGLVSEIRPGLVSQLARME; encoded by the coding sequence ATGAAATTTATTCATGCGGCGGACATCCACCTGGACAGTCCGTTGACTGGTCTATGCGCCTATCCGGATGCGCCTGCGCAGATGCTGCGCAGCGCCACCCGCGACGCGTTTACCAATCTGATCAACGAGGCGATCGAGCTGCAGGTCGATTTTCTGGTCATCGCGGGAGACCTGTATGACGGCGGCTGGAAAGACCATAATACCGGCATCTACTTTTGCCGCGAAATGGGCCGCCTGAAGAAGGCCGGCATCGATGTCTATGTCACGCTCGGCAACCACGACGCCGAAAGCGAGATGACCAGGAAGCTGATCCTGCCTGACAATGTGCATATCTTTGAATCCCGCAAAGCGCAGACATTCGTCCTTGATGATCTGAAGGTGGCGCTGCACGGGCGCAGTTTCAAGGATGCCGCCACCACCGAGAACCTGGCGCAGACTTATCCTGACCCCGTGCCAGGCATGTTCAACATCGGCGTGCTGCACACCGCTCTGGGCGTGCAGTCCACCCATGCCAACTATGCTCCCTGCACAATCGATGAACTGTACGCGAAGGGTTATCAGTACTGGGCGCTAGGCCATGTGCATGAATACCAGATCTGGCAGGGCGCTTCGACCATCGTATTTCCAGGGAACCTTCAAGGACGCCATATCCGCGAAACCGGCCCGCGCGGCGCCGTGCTCGTTACCGCGGACGAAGGAGGCGTCCAGAAGGTCGAGCGACTGCTCGTCGACGTGCTGCGCTGGCATAGCGTGAGCGTCGACGCGACCGGATGCGGCTCCATGGAGGACGTGGTACACGCCATCAACAAGGAACTGGGAGCGGTTGTTGACGGCACTCCTTCCAATATGCCGTCCGCGGTCAGGATCACCATCACGGGCAAAACGCCGGCGCATGGCGAATTATTTGGAATGGAGGCGCAGCTGCGGGCAGAAGTGCTGGCATCCGCCGCCGCGATCGGTTCCGAGCGCATCTGGATCGAAAAAGTCAAAACCAGCACGACGGCGTCGGACGACACCGATGCAATTCGCTCGCGCGGCGACGCGCTGGCCGACCTGCAGGAGCTGCTCGAAGAGGCACAAACCGATCCGGAATTCCTCGCCAGCCTGAAGGACGATCTGATGGCGCTGGTGTCCAAGGCGCCGCTGGAACTGCAGAACGCCGTCCCGTACTTCAGGGATATCCGTAGCGGCGACCTCGCCGGACTGGTAAGCGAAATACGTCCCGGCCTCGTGTCACAACTCGCCAGGATGGAGTAA
- a CDS encoding helix-turn-helix transcriptional regulator: METKQVITALGALAQESRLGVFRLLVRAGPSGMAASKIAEQIGIPPSSLSFHLKELSYAGLIVSRQEGRFVIYAANFDVMNGLIGYLTENCCGGNPCSPVSGCNMEAAKA; this comes from the coding sequence GTGGAAACCAAACAAGTCATCACCGCGCTCGGCGCATTGGCGCAAGAATCCCGCCTCGGCGTCTTCCGCCTGCTGGTGCGCGCCGGCCCGTCAGGAATGGCCGCAAGCAAAATTGCCGAGCAAATAGGTATCCCACCGTCGTCGCTGTCGTTCCATCTCAAGGAGCTCTCCTACGCAGGCTTGATAGTATCCAGGCAGGAGGGGCGCTTCGTCATCTATGCAGCAAATTTTGACGTGATGAATGGCCTGATTGGCTATTTGACGGAGAACTGCTGCGGCGGGAATCCGTGTTCGCCAGTCAGTGGCTGCAACATGGAAGCGGCAAAAGCCTGA
- the arsD gene encoding arsenite efflux transporter metallochaperone ArsD: MATIQVYDPALCCSSGVCGVDVDQQLVVFAADVKWVEQQGGKVERFNLAQQPMAFAENAVVKGFLERSGQEGLPLILVNGDVALAGRYPRRAELARWAGISAFAVAAQPANSCKPGSGCC, encoded by the coding sequence ATGGCAACTATCCAAGTCTATGACCCGGCACTGTGCTGCAGCAGCGGCGTGTGCGGAGTGGATGTCGACCAACAGCTCGTCGTCTTTGCCGCCGACGTCAAATGGGTCGAACAGCAAGGTGGAAAAGTGGAGCGTTTCAACCTGGCGCAGCAGCCGATGGCATTTGCCGAAAACGCGGTAGTGAAAGGGTTTCTGGAGCGGTCCGGCCAGGAAGGATTGCCGTTAATTTTGGTGAACGGCGACGTGGCGCTGGCAGGTCGCTACCCGCGCCGCGCCGAGCTGGCGCGCTGGGCAGGCATCAGCGCGTTTGCCGTTGCCGCGCAGCCGGCCAATAGCTGCAAACCGGGTTCTGGCTGCTGCTGA
- the arsA gene encoding arsenical pump-driving ATPase — protein sequence MQFLDQAPPFLFFTGKGGVGKTSLACATALRFADQGKRVLLVSTDPASNVGQVFGMTIGDTFKPVDEVPRLYALEINPQAAAQRYRDRIVGPVRGVLPDAVVSGIEEQLSGACTTEIAAFDEFTGLLTDRTLLEQYDHIIFDTAPTGHTIRLLQLPGAWSSFLEEGKGDASCLGPLAGLEKQREQYKAAVDALADTRHTRLILVARAQASTLREVARTHEELAAIGLTQQYLVINGVLPASEAAIDPLAGAIRKREQAALAAIPQSIQSLPADQISLKPFNLVGLPSLRQMFGGDSIQQGSELEPQPLPSAPDLSSLVDDMAGDGHGLIMVMGKGGVGKTTLAAAIAVELARRGLPVHLTTSDPAAHLADTLSESLEHLTLSRIDPHAETERYRQHVLHTKGKDLDEHGRALLEEDLRSPCTEEIAVFQAFSRIIREAGKKFVVMDTAPTGHTLLLLDATGAYHREIARQLGSTGMHFTTPMMQLQDEKQTKVLIATLAETTPVLEAANLQDDLRRAGIEPWAWVINNSLAFAHPTSSLLRLRAATELPQIEAVAAKYARRWAVVPLQAQEPIGVERLGLLVAHAGPSHDAVCAPLPG from the coding sequence ATGCAATTTCTGGATCAAGCACCTCCGTTTCTTTTTTTTACCGGCAAGGGGGGCGTCGGGAAGACTTCACTGGCCTGCGCCACGGCGCTGCGCTTTGCAGACCAGGGCAAACGTGTACTCCTGGTCAGCACGGACCCGGCATCCAACGTAGGCCAGGTGTTCGGCATGACCATTGGTGACACGTTCAAGCCCGTGGACGAAGTGCCGCGCTTATATGCATTGGAGATTAACCCGCAAGCCGCCGCCCAACGCTACCGGGACCGGATCGTCGGCCCGGTACGCGGCGTGCTGCCCGATGCAGTCGTCAGCGGCATCGAGGAACAGCTCTCCGGCGCATGCACGACCGAGATTGCCGCCTTTGACGAGTTCACCGGGCTGCTCACCGACCGCACGCTGCTGGAGCAATACGATCACATCATTTTCGATACGGCGCCGACCGGCCATACCATCCGATTATTGCAACTGCCGGGAGCATGGAGCAGCTTCCTGGAAGAAGGCAAAGGGGACGCCTCCTGCCTGGGGCCGCTTGCCGGCCTGGAAAAGCAGCGAGAGCAATACAAGGCGGCCGTAGACGCATTGGCCGACACGAGGCACACGCGCCTGATTCTCGTCGCGCGTGCGCAGGCCTCGACGCTACGGGAGGTGGCGCGTACCCATGAAGAACTGGCCGCCATCGGGCTGACGCAGCAATACCTTGTCATCAATGGTGTGTTGCCGGCCTCCGAAGCTGCCATCGATCCCTTGGCGGGCGCGATCCGCAAGCGTGAGCAGGCGGCACTCGCGGCTATCCCGCAATCCATCCAGTCGCTTCCCGCCGATCAGATTTCGCTCAAGCCGTTCAACCTTGTCGGCCTGCCTTCCCTGCGCCAGATGTTCGGCGGCGACTCCATTCAACAAGGAAGCGAGCTGGAACCGCAGCCTCTTCCGTCAGCGCCGGACCTGTCATCCCTGGTGGATGACATGGCAGGCGATGGCCACGGCCTGATCATGGTGATGGGCAAAGGCGGCGTCGGCAAGACCACGCTGGCCGCCGCGATTGCGGTAGAACTCGCCCGCCGCGGCCTTCCGGTTCATCTGACCACGTCCGATCCGGCCGCGCACCTGGCGGATACGTTGAGCGAATCGCTTGAACACCTGACTCTTAGCCGGATCGACCCGCATGCGGAAACGGAGCGCTATCGGCAACACGTGCTGCACACGAAGGGCAAGGATCTGGATGAGCATGGCCGTGCATTGCTGGAAGAAGATTTGCGCTCCCCCTGCACCGAAGAAATCGCTGTTTTTCAGGCGTTCTCGCGCATCATCCGCGAGGCGGGCAAGAAGTTTGTCGTGATGGACACGGCACCGACCGGCCACACGCTGCTGCTGCTCGATGCGACCGGCGCGTATCACCGGGAAATCGCACGTCAGCTGGGTAGCACGGGCATGCACTTCACCACGCCGATGATGCAGCTGCAGGACGAAAAACAGACGAAGGTCCTGATCGCCACGCTGGCCGAAACCACGCCCGTGCTGGAGGCGGCCAACTTGCAGGACGACTTGAGGCGGGCGGGTATCGAACCATGGGCATGGGTCATCAATAACAGCCTGGCATTCGCGCATCCGACATCGTCGCTGCTGCGGCTGCGTGCCGCCACGGAATTGCCGCAGATCGAAGCGGTTGCCGCCAAATACGCCAGGCGCTGGGCCGTGGTGCCGCTGCAAGCGCAGGAGCCGATCGGGGTCGAACGGCTCGGTCTGCTCGTCGCCCACGCGGGGCCGTCACACGACGCAGTTTGCGCGCCTTTGCCCGGCTAG